ATAAACAGATTTGAGGCCAGAAATTTAATTGCAAAAAAACTTGAAAATGAAGGTCTTTTAATTAAGGTCGAAGATGTTGTTTCAAATGTCGGCTTTTCACAAAGAAGTGGTGAAATTGTCGAAATTCTTAAAAAACCACAGTGATTTGTAAAAATGGATGAATTAGCTCAGTCTTTAATTTTGCATCTAAATTCAAAAGATAAAGTTGTATTTTACCCGCGCGGATTTGAGAAAAATTTAAGAAAATGATTCGATAAAATCCACGACTGAACTATTTCGCGCCAACTTTGATGAGGTCACAGAATCCCTGTTTGGTATAAAAATGACGAATTTAAGGTTCAAATAACATCACCTGGCCAAGGATGAACTCAAGATCCTGATGTTCTTGATACTTGATTTTCTTCAGGAATTAGCGCATTTTCTTTTTTAGGATGACCTAATAATTTTGAATTAATTAAGTCCTATTTTCCGACAAGTTTACTCGTTACAGGGTGAGATATCCTGTTTTTTTGAGTTGCTAGAATGTATTTTTCCTCTCTTTTTGTTATGGATAAAAAACCTTTTGAAAAAGTCCTACTTCACGGTCTTATTCGCGATGAAGAAGGACGAAAAATGTCAAAATCGCTCGGAAACGGGATTGATCCTATGGAAATAATTGAAAAATACGGGTCAGATTCTTTAAGACAAATGCTTCTTTTTAATTCTAGCCCGGGAAAAGATATCCGATTTAGTCTTGAAAAATTAAATTCAGCTTGAAATTTAAGTAATAAACTTTGAAATATTGCCAAATATATCAAAAGTTTAGATAATACTTATCGAAAACCAGATTTTATCGACTTTTGAATGGAAGGTAAAATTTATGATTTTAAAAAACAAATTGTAAAAAATATTAAAAAATATAATTTTAGCGTTATTGGAACCGAAATTAATAATTTTATCTTTGGGGATTTTTCTTCTCGTTATATAGAGTTGATTAAAACTAGACAAAACGGTTTTTATGCTAGAAAACTATTAAAAAGCGTTTTGATAATTTTGCACCCATTTATGCCTTTTTTGACTGATTTTTTGATGGAAAAAATTTTTGATGAGGAAATTTTAGAACAAAAAATGCCTAGAGTTAGGCAATTCAATGACAATCAAAAGGTCGAAAATATCCTTGAAATTATTGATAGTTTAAGATTTTATCGCGAAAATTTACAGATTTCAAAAAAAATTATGTTGGAATTTTGTGTTATTGATGCAGAGTTCCAAAAAGAAGAAATTGAGATTATTAGTAAATTTGTTTTTGGAAAATGAGTTCCAAACAATGAGTTTATTATTAAAACAAAAAACTTTAAAATTTCGCTTAAAATTGCTGATGAGATAAAAAAAGCGCAAGAAGAAAACTATAAAAAAGAAATTCAATTCTTAAAAAGCGAAATTTTAAGGGCAGAAACCTTACTTTCAAATCAAAAA
Above is a window of Mesomycoplasma ovipneumoniae DNA encoding:
- a CDS encoding valine--tRNA ligase — translated: MENKYNHKIVEKNRNQKWLDKRFFYASPNPKKPFSIISPPPNVTGHLHLGHSWNIFIQDSLIRFHKLQGFDVLLLPCVDHAGIATQAKVEAFLAEKNISKFDLGREKFIQKCYQWKDEQYLKIKEQWNKLGIAFDYSKERFTLDNEAQVAVSNFFIKLWEKNLIYRGKRAINWDVKLQTALSNIEVINKPVNQKMYYLKYFLKDSSEFLTVATTRIETISSDVVLAVNPKDKRYSNFIGKEVIHPLTKKIIKIIGDSNVSQDFGSGVMKVSAHSILDFEILEKNDLSAEDCIDDYGNLNKNTLEFEGINRFEARNLIAKKLENEGLLIKVEDVVSNVGFSQRSGEIVEILKKPQWFVKMDELAQSLILHLNSKDKVVFYPRGFEKNLRKWFDKIHDWTISRQLWWGHRIPVWYKNDEFKVQITSPGQGWTQDPDVLDTWFSSGISAFSFLGWPNNFELIKSYFPTSLLVTGWDILFFWVARMYFSSLFVMDKKPFEKVLLHGLIRDEEGRKMSKSLGNGIDPMEIIEKYGSDSLRQMLLFNSSPGKDIRFSLEKLNSAWNLSNKLWNIAKYIKSLDNTYRKPDFIDFWMEGKIYDFKKQIVKNIKKYNFSVIGTEINNFIFGDFSSRYIELIKTRQNGFYARKLLKSVLIILHPFMPFLTDFLMEKIFDEEILEQKMPRVRQFNDNQKVENILEIIDSLRFYRENLQISKKIMLEFCVIDAEFQKEEIEIISKFVFGKWVPNNEFIIKTKNFKISLKIADEIKKAQEENYKKEIQFLKSEILRAETLLSNQKFVEKAPKEKVELEREKLKKFKEKLEFYEKK